A stretch of DNA from Spirochaetota bacterium:
GGGAGAAGGCGAACGAGGTTATGAACCTCCCCGAGACGCCCCCGGCGCCCACGGTGTTCCCGTTGTGGTCGAAGAGGCGCACCTGGCTCATGTCCGCGTTCACGAGGAGGACGAGCTCGCCGTTATACGAGAGGTGCGGATACTCGGCCGATTGTATTTTCCAGAACCGCTCCCCCTTCGCGCCGAAAAGCTCGATGTGGGAACCGGTCTTCTCGTAGGTCGCGTAAAACCTGCCGCTCCCGCTGCCGCTCAGAAGCTTTCCCGGGGCCGCGTTCCTGTACAAAACCGCGCCGGTCCCGGACAGGGTGAGCAGCGTGTCATCCACGGGAAGCGAGGCGAACACGGTTTTCTTCGCTTCCGGGTTGTAGGACCTCTCGATGTCCGTGGGGGCCTTGAGGGTGCCGTGCCACTCGCCCGTGATCACCGCGCCGCCCGCGGGCGTCCAGACCGGTACCAGCGTGAGAAACGCCCCCAAGAGGAGCCCCGCTAAAAAATACCACATGGCTTATTCCTGGATGAAGCTCTTGAGTTTCTGGCTCCGGGAGGGGTGCCTCAGGCGCCGGATCGCCTTTTTCTCGATCTGGCGGATGCGCTCTTTCGAAAGGTGGAACTTCTCGCCGATCTGCTGCAGCGACATGGGCTTGTATCCGTCCATGCCGAAGCGCATCTTGAGGATTTCCCGCTCGGAGGCGGTGAGGGTATTCAGAACCTGGTTGAGCGCGTCTTTGAGCGAGTCGTCCAGAACCTTCTGATCCGGTGACTCTACCCGGGCGTCTTCCACCATGCTGAGGATCGTGGTGTCGTCGGAATCCCCGTAAGTCGCATCGAGCGAAATATAGTCCTGCGAGATGCTTCTCAAATAGTTGATCTCTTCGCCGTCCATATCGAGCTCTTCGGCGATCTCTCCGGGGGTGGGCTCCCTCCCGAGCTTGTGTTCGAGCTTTTTGTGCATCTTCTCGATCTTCTGCATGTCGGTGGTGCGGTTCAGGGGCAGCCTGATAAGCGATGTCTTTTGCGAGATGGCGAGTATGATCGCCTGGCGGATCCACCAGACCGCGTAGGAGATGAAGTGGAAGCCGCGCTCGGGGTCGAACTTGTCGGCGGCCTTGATGAGGCCCATGTTCCCCTCGTTGATGAGATCGAGGAGGGAGATGCCGCTCGTCTGGTACTTCTTGGCGATGGACACGACGAAGCGCAGGTTGGCCTTTATGAGCTTTTCCTTGGCTTTCTCGTCGCCGGTCCTTGCCGCGACGGCGTAAGCCTTCTCCTCCTCCCTCGTAAGCAGGGATATCTTGTTTATCTGCTCGAGGTACCACGAAATGGAGGAGTCGGAAAAGGTGTCGTGGGCGGCCTTTTTCCGCTTGCGTGAGCCCGCCCCCTTGCGTGCGGGGGCCTCGTCCTCGGCCTCCGACTCGGCCTCGAACTCGTCTTCCTGGAGCGACTCGTCCAATTCGGGATCGACGGCTTCTTCGTCGGAAAATTCCTCGTGATCCTGGTCAAAACCGTCAACCGTTTCGCTCACGAGCTCCCGACGGCGCCTGGTAGTCGGTTTTTTGCCTGTTTTTGTCATTAGTTCACCGCCCCGCGACCTGAAACGTCCCAGAGGCGCAAGAATAAGGATATGAGGGAATAATGTCAATACAAACACGCGGCTTTTTTTGTATCAGCGGACCCAGTCGCTTTCTATTTCCTTGAGCAGGCTTTCCAGGTTCGCCGTGTGCAGGGGCTTGTTGAGGGTCTCCACGACCTCTCCCTCCTCGTAGAGGGCGCGTACCTGCGCCTTATTGGTTATCATGGCGCCCGATGACCGGTTCTCGGCCTTCACGGGCACGCCCTTTTTAAGGAAAAACCTGAGGTGCGCGGCGGTTTCGAAGGCGTACGTTTCCCTGTTGAGCGCCTGTTCACGGTACTCGATTTCGACGGGGACCTCGTCGGCGTAGACGATCGTGAAGTCCTTGCGGAATACGCCGCCGTCGGTGGCTATTTTTTCCAAAATGTTGTTGTTGTACGCGTAACTGGTCACGACAAGGGGGGATTTGTGCCGCGATATCGCGTACGAGCTCTTATACGAGGTTTCGCAGCGGATGAGCTCACCCGTATACCCGTAGAAGAAGGATTCGACCCAGGCGTCATCGATCCCCTTATCGTCATGGGGGACCAGGGCCCGGTGTGTCTGGAATACGAGCTTTCCGAAGAAATCGTAGACGAATCTGCGCGCCGCCGCGGGCTGCGTATCCTGGCCCGCGTATTTCGATATCGATATAACGCGCCCGGCCTGATCGTACTCGAACACGATCCGGCTTTTCACCGTATCCTTCTCGAAGACGGTAATATCGGTCACCATGCCCTT
This window harbors:
- a CDS encoding RNA polymerase sigma factor RpoD/SigA, giving the protein MTKTGKKPTTRRRRELVSETVDGFDQDHEEFSDEEAVDPELDESLQEDEFEAESEAEDEAPARKGAGSRKRKKAAHDTFSDSSISWYLEQINKISLLTREEEKAYAVAARTGDEKAKEKLIKANLRFVVSIAKKYQTSGISLLDLINEGNMGLIKAADKFDPERGFHFISYAVWWIRQAIILAISQKTSLIRLPLNRTTDMQKIEKMHKKLEHKLGREPTPGEIAEELDMDGEEINYLRSISQDYISLDATYGDSDDTTILSMVEDARVESPDQKVLDDSLKDALNQVLNTLTASEREILKMRFGMDGYKPMSLQQIGEKFHLSKERIRQIEKKAIRRLRHPSRSQKLKSFIQE